One region of Oryza sativa Japonica Group chromosome 5, ASM3414082v1 genomic DNA includes:
- the LOC4339366 gene encoding protein OXIDATIVE STRESS 3 LIKE 4, which translates to MSSSRLGGGDRAGMYEEGEDDELFGESSSVSGGESDDDGEGEDQFSEGGAAAAAALDQMEHRRFAPQPLRRLNSDSIYDMSSMTEQLPAKKGLSRYYEGKSQSFACMSEVRCLEDLRKKEKPYKSKIKSCNSYAALGGIAKTQSSSSCANLSMMGAGGFRAPPIPVNKNGYHQ; encoded by the exons ATGAGCAGCAGCAGGCTCGGCGGGGGAGATCGGGCGGGGATGTacgaggagggggaggacgaCGAGCTGTTCGGGGAGTCGTCGTCGGTGTCCGGCGGCGAGTCGGACGACGATGGGGAAGGGGAGGACCAGTTCtcggagggcggcgcggcggcggcggcggcgttggaccAGATGGAGCACCGCCGGTTCGCGCCGCAGCCGCTGCGGCGGTTGAACTCGGACAGCATCTACGACATGTCGTCCATGACGGAGCAGCTCCCAGCCAA GAAAGGGTTGTCCAGGTACTACGAGGGGAAGTCCCAGTCGTTCGCGTGCATGTCGGAGGTGAGGTGCCTGGAGGATCTGCGCAAGAAGGAGAAGCCATACAAGTCGAAGATCAAGTCGTGCAACAGCTACGCCGCGCTGGGAGGGATCGCCAAGACGCAGTCGTCGAGTTCTTGCGCGAATCTGAGCATGATGGGGGCGGGCGGATTCAGGGCTCCCCCGATCCCTGTAAACAAGAACGGCTACCATCAGTAG
- the LOC4339367 gene encoding phosphatidylglycerophosphate phosphatase PTPMT2 yields the protein MRIRELRDGAGGSEEAEEDEREEARGGGGGGGGGEVVAVVRLRAKRALVGAGARVLFYPTLLYNVLRNRFESEFRWWDRIDQYVLLGAVPFSSDVPHLKQLGVRGVVTLNESYETLVPTSLYQAHGINHLEIPTRDYLFAPSLEDICQAVDFIHRNASQGGSTYVHCKAGRGRSTTIVLCYLIKYRNMTPEAALDHARSVRPRVLLAPSQWQAVKLFSNLNTRCLSIENSNQTHSAKSCEESSEPFSRLASSCHQIQSSNRTHPVRFSEQSSEAIVEAEVDGFTTEFDNEHFVLPLWEGMLAKPSSPSRSIDAVVVTEEDLEGYETYADASSDTVSVEVVIRQKPMIRRLSCFLGSLKLTSNCEPSPPRRLAEVRAC from the exons ATGAGGATACGGGAGCTGCGGGATGGCGCCGGGGGatcggaggaggcggaggaggacgagcgggaggaggcgaggggcgggggcgggggcggaggcgggggcGAGGTGGTCGCCGTCGTGCGGCTGAGGGCGAAGCGCgcgctcgtcggcgccggcgcgagGGTGCTGTTCTACCCGACGCTGCTCTACAACGTCCTCCGCAACCGGTTCGAGTCTGAGTTCCGGTGGTGGGATCGCATCGACCAG TATGTTTTGCTAGGTGCTGTCCCTTTCTCTAGTGATGTACCGCATCTCAAGCAACTTGGAGTAAGGGGCGTTGTCACACTGAATGAATCGTATGAAACTCTGGTTCCAACATCCTTATACCAG GCTCACGGGATCAATCATCTCGAGATTCCCACGAGGGACTATCTATTTGCCCCTTCTCTAGAGGATATCTGTCAAGCTGTCGATTTTATTCACC gAAATGCATCACAAGGTGGTAGCACTTATGTACATTGTAAGGCTGGAAGGGGACGAAGCACCACTATAGTTTTATGCTATTTG ATTAAGTACAGGAACATGACTCCTGAAGCTGCTTTAGATCATGCACGGTCTGTAAGGCCCAGAGTACTTTTAGCACCATCTCAATGGCAG GCTGTTAAATTATTTAGCAATCTCAACACCAGATGCCTTTCAATCGAGAACTCAAACCAAACTCACTCGGCAAAATCTTGTGAAGAATCGAGTGAACCATTTAGTCGCCTCGCTTCCAGCTGCCATCAAATTCAGAGTTCAAACCGCACCCACCCAGTAAGATTCAGTGAACAATCAAGTGAAGCTATTGTGGAGGCTGAAGTTGATGGGTTCACCACCGAATTCGACAACGAGCATTTTGTTTTGCCGTTATGGGAAGGTATGCTAGCCAAGCCTTCAAGCCCCAGCAGGTCCATCGATGCAGTCGTAGTAACAGAGGAAGATCTCGAGGGATACGAAACTTATGCCGATGCTAGCAGTGACACTGTATCAGTGGAAGTGGTAATCCGTCAGAAGCCCATGATTAGGAGGCTATCCTGCTTCCTTGGGTCGTTGAAGCTTACCAGCAATTGCGAACCATCTCCTCCAAGACGTCTTGCGGAGGTTCGTGCCTGCTAG
- the LOC4339368 gene encoding mitochondrial-processing peptidase subunit alpha, with product MYRALRSLKHHGASRFASTSVVKQSSGGLLGWFLGGNSSQLPPLDVPLPGVIISPPLPDFVEPSKTKITTLPNGIKIASETSPIPAVSVGLYIDCGSVYETSSSSGTSHLLERMAFKSTTNRSHLRLVREVEAIGGNVFASASREQMSYTYDALKCYAPEMVEVLIDSVRNPAFLEWEVKEQLQKIKSEISEVSGDPHGLLMEALHSAGYSGALAKPLMASESAVNRLDVATLEEFVSENYTAPRMVLAASGIEHDELVSVAEPLLSDLPSVKRPEEPKSVYVGGDYHCQADSTSTHIALAFEVPGGWRQEKTAMIVTVLQVLMGGGGSFSTGGPGKGMHSWLYLRVLNNYGQIESFSAFSSIYNNSGLFGIHATTNPDFVSSAVDLAARELHEVATPGKVTQEQLDRAKEATKSSVLMDLESRIVASEDIGRQVLTYGERKPIEYFLKTVEEITLNDISSTAKKIISSPLTLASWGDVIHVPSYESVRRKFHSK from the exons ATGTACCGCGCCCTCCGCTCTCTCAAG CATCATGGTGCTAGTAGGTTTGCTAGTACAAGTGTTGTGAAGCAGTCTTCAGGTGGTCTGCTTGGCTGGTTTCTTGGTGGTAACTCAAGCCAGCTTCCTCCGCTTGATGTTCCACTCCCAGGCGTTATAATTTCTCCACCTCTGCCAGATTTTGTAGAGCCATCTAAGACAAAGATCACCACTCTTCCAAATGGCATCAAGATCGCATCGGAGACATCACCG ATTCCGGCTGTATCAGTGGGACTGTACATTGATTGTGGTTCTGTTTATGAGACATCTTCTTCATCTGGAACATCACATCTATTGGAGAGAATGGCCTTCAAGAGCACGACAAACCGGAGTCACTTGCGGTTAGTTAGGGAGGTAGAAGCCATTGGAGGAAATGTCTTTGCATCTGCTTCTCGCGAACAAATGAGCTATACTTATGATGCACTGAAGTGTTATGCACCAGAAATGGTTGAAGTTCTCATCGACAGTGTGAGGAACCCAGCATTTTTAGAATGGGAGGTCAAAGAGCAG CTCCAGAAGATAAAATCTGAAATATCTGAAGTGTCTGGTGATCCACATGGTCTACTTATGGAAGCGCTCCATTCGGCTGGATATTCTGGGGCTCTGGCAAAACCTTTGATGGCTTCAGAATCCGCGGTGAACAGATTGGATGTTGCTACCTTGGAGGAATTCGTTTCT GAAAACTACACTGCCCCCAGGATGGTACTTGCAGCATCAGGAATTGAGCACGATGAGTTGGTTTCAGTCGCAGAACCACTTCTATCAGACCTTCCCAGTGTGAAACGTCCTGAAGAGCCAAAATCAGTGTATGTAGGAGGGGATTATCATTGCCAAGCAGATTCTACA AGTACACACATTGCACTTGCCTTTGAGGTTCCAGGTGGCTGGCGTCAAGAGAAAACTGCAATGATTGTGACTGTGCTTCAG GTGCTCATGGGTGGAGGAGGGTCCTTCTCGACCGGTGGCCCTGGGAAAGGAATGCATTCTTGGTTGT ATCTCCGTGTCTTGAACAATTATGGACAGATCGAATCATTCTCTGCTTTCAGCAGTATTTACAACAATTCTGGCCTTTTTGGAATACATGCAACCACT AACCCAGATTTTGTATCAAGTGCTGTGGATTTGGCAGCAAGGGAACTCCATGAAGTTGCAACTCCTGGAAAAG TTACACAAGAACAACTTGATCGTGCTAAAGAGGCTACCAAGTCTTCAGTTCTGATGGACTTGGAATCAAGA ATCGTGGCCTCTGAAGATATTGGAAGACAGGTACTGACTTATGGTGAAAG GAAACCTATTGAGTACTTCCTGAAAACTGTTGAGGAGATCACTTTAAATGACATTTCTTCAACTGCAAAGAAGATTATTTCTTCGCCGCTTACATTGGCATCATGGGGTGATG TTATTCATGTGCCTAGCTACGAATCTGTCAGGCGCAAGTTCCATTCCAAGTGA